The following proteins are encoded in a genomic region of Salvia miltiorrhiza cultivar Shanhuang (shh) unplaced genomic scaffold, IMPLAD_Smil_shh fragScaff_scaffold_66:::fragment_1, whole genome shotgun sequence:
- the LOC131003082 gene encoding auxin-responsive protein IAA5-like isoform X2 yields the protein MKIKMDDLQLHLSLSNTNSTHNEKKRKFDESFSDDITDNKRTLPLLIWDSINSSRCVDVEEDVMVGWPPVKSWKKKLAGQHHRESSAANYITVEKGGGGSNYVKVEMDGIGIARKIDLSIHPSYQALTATLMPMFGKRPQNLKMYNLTYQDKDGDWLLAGDVPWERFVGSVRRLKLLRKEW from the exons ATGAAAATCAAGATGGATGATCTTCAACTACACCTCTCACTCTCAAACACTAATTCCACCCACAATGAAAAGAAGCGCAAATTTGATGAATCATTCTCAGATGACATCACCGATAACAAACGCACATTGCCATTGTTGATTTGGGACAGCATCAACAg CAGCAGATGTGTTGACGTGGAGGAAGATGTGATGGTAGGGTGGCCGCCGGTGAAGTCGTGGAAGAAGAAATTGGCTGGGCAGCACCACCGTGAAAGCAGCGCCGCCAACTACATCACGGTGGAGAAGGGCGGAGGAGGATCGAATTACGTGAAAGTTGAAATGGATGGGATTGGGATAGCGAGGAAGATTGATTTAAGCATCCATCCTTCGTATCAAGCCCTCACAGCCACCCTCATGCCCATGTTTGGCAAGC GTCCACAAAATCTCAAAATGTACAACCTCACGTATCAGGATAAGGATGGCGACTGGCTGCTTGCTGGTGATGTACCTTGGGA AAGATTTGTTGGATCTGTTCGACGTTTAAAATTGCTGCGGAAGGAGTGGTGA
- the LOC131003082 gene encoding auxin-responsive protein IAA31-like isoform X1 has translation MKIKMDDLQLHLSLSNTNSTHNEKKRKFDESFSDDITDNKRTLPLLIWDSINRDSSRCVDVEEDVMVGWPPVKSWKKKLAGQHHRESSAANYITVEKGGGGSNYVKVEMDGIGIARKIDLSIHPSYQALTATLMPMFGKRPQNLKMYNLTYQDKDGDWLLAGDVPWERFVGSVRRLKLLRKEW, from the exons ATGAAAATCAAGATGGATGATCTTCAACTACACCTCTCACTCTCAAACACTAATTCCACCCACAATGAAAAGAAGCGCAAATTTGATGAATCATTCTCAGATGACATCACCGATAACAAACGCACATTGCCATTGTTGATTTGGGACAGCATCAACAg GGACAGCAGCAGATGTGTTGACGTGGAGGAAGATGTGATGGTAGGGTGGCCGCCGGTGAAGTCGTGGAAGAAGAAATTGGCTGGGCAGCACCACCGTGAAAGCAGCGCCGCCAACTACATCACGGTGGAGAAGGGCGGAGGAGGATCGAATTACGTGAAAGTTGAAATGGATGGGATTGGGATAGCGAGGAAGATTGATTTAAGCATCCATCCTTCGTATCAAGCCCTCACAGCCACCCTCATGCCCATGTTTGGCAAGC GTCCACAAAATCTCAAAATGTACAACCTCACGTATCAGGATAAGGATGGCGACTGGCTGCTTGCTGGTGATGTACCTTGGGA AAGATTTGTTGGATCTGTTCGACGTTTAAAATTGCTGCGGAAGGAGTGGTGA
- the LOC131003085 gene encoding uncharacterized protein LOC131003085 — protein sequence MEKKKKGPKPSRLQEEEVNNNSFDGSGGNSKRRNSSDKMENEKRAATKRGRPHKQQRRQEEDLNNTTFDCAAANINASFSSQGHESASLDQPRPRTRFSMSFGKKKAAVSPQSRIPPHSIGGNSSENSSLLLVKQILFESNSTDKANHVALEAKDTHSELESISPDEVVEAQKGMDPRKNVLDLQKFTSELLAQTQQPELSFQAGEASSCSDDLMVNNSLLEREANVVPNISARANENPTTTPTRSKSPQKHDAMSNSGDAMIIDVEGYKVKKEVAPLLKAIFNKYGDIAKESTFSTELRSSILDLVCSIYKRLEGSKLMQLTALELESMLGQIGDLKLVKVDVGWLHERLEQISKARQLYDGVSTLEDLKARSVGVICEKQRAVQKCEEELQACMAEAMKLQERLHQEKEELAAARTLADQIHISGGSLVWGLV from the exons atggaaaagaagaaaaaaggccCCAAACCAAGTAGACTCCAAGAAGAAGAGGTAAACAACAACAGCTTCGATGGTAGTGGTGGTAATAGCAAGAGAAGAAACTCAAGCGACAAAATGGAGAATGAAAAAAGAGCAGCGACGAAAAGAGGGAGGCCCCACAAACAACAGAGGCGCCAAGAAGAAGATTTGAACAACACCACCTTTGATTGTGCTGCTGCTAATATAAatgcttctttttcttctcaa GGGCATGAGTCTGCATCACTGGATCAACCTAGGCCCCGAACCCGGTTTTCTATGTCATTTGGTAAAAAGAAAGCAGCAGTGAGCCCTCAATCAAGAATCCCACCTCATAGCATTGGTGGAAATTCTTCTGAAAATTCTAGCTTGTTGCTGGTGAAGCAGATCCTATTTGAATCTAACAGTACGGATAAAGCAAACCATGTTGCATTGGAAGCTAAG GATACACATTCTGAACTTGAGAGTATAAGCCCTGATGAAGTTGTTGAAGCCCAGAAAGGTATGGACCCGAGGAAGAATGTGCTCGATTTGCAGAAATTTACATCTGAGCTACTCGCCCAAACTCAGCAACCAGAATTGTCCTTCCAAGCAGGAGAAGCTTCTTCCTGCTCAGACGACCTTATGGTGAACAACAGTCTGCTCGAAAGGGAAGCTAATGTGGTCCCGAATATCTCTGCTCGAGCTAATGAGAATCCTACTACTACTCCAACTCGCAGCAAATCTCCTCAAAAACACGATGCCATGTCCAACTCCGGGGATGCCATGATCATCGATGTTGAGGGGTACAAAGTGAAGAAGGAAGTGGCGCCGCTCCTCAAGGCCATCTTCAACAAGTATGGAGACATTGCCAAGGAAAGCACGTTTTCAACGGAGTTGCGCTCGTCCATTCTGGATCTGGTCTGCAGCATTTATAAGAGGTTGGAAGGTTCAAAACTGATGCAGCTGACGGCGTTGGAGCTGGAGTCCATGCTCGGACAAATCGGAGACCTTAAACTTGTGAAGGTGGACGTCGGGTGGCTTCACGAGAGGCTGGAGCAGATATCCAAGGCTAGGCAGTTGTATGATGGGGTTTCGACGCTCGAGGATTTGAAGGCGAGGAGCGTCGGGGTCATCTGTGAGAAGCAGAGAGCAGTGCAGAAATGCGAGGAAGAGCTGCAGGCGTGTATGGCTGAGGCCATGAAGTTGCAAGAGAGGCTGCATCAGGAAAAGGAAGAACTGGCTGCTGCTCGGACCCTCGCCGACCAAATCCATATCTCCGGTGGATCTTTGGTTTGGGGACTTGTTTAG